From the Burkholderia glumae LMG 2196 = ATCC 33617 genome, one window contains:
- the glp gene encoding gephyrin-like molybdotransferase Glp, with product MTTPPSPETLSVEAARMLALQAIVPVAETERVALHDALGRVLADAVTSPLDVPAYDNAAMDGYAFAGAALAHAAGAELALPVAGIALAGHPHAGPLPPGACIRIMTGAPLPAGSDTVIAQERTNATDTLVRFAANAVTPGANCRRAGEDLARGAIVLEAGRIVRPADLGLLASLGIGHIEVRRRLRVACLSTGDELRAPGEPLGAGGRYDSNRATLYGMLAALGVDVLDGGIVRDDPAALEAALREAAMRADVVITSGGVSVGDADFTRGLLGRLGEIRFANLAMRPGRPLACGRFAPPEPGARAALFFGLPGNPVAVAATFQVIVRDALLAMMGARAEPAPRYPARTSAAIDTRAGRTDFLRGVASREPDGAWRVAPAGSQSSASLKGLSDANCFIVVGAGLARVEAGDSVEILPFAGAL from the coding sequence ATGACCACGCCACCGTCGCCCGAAACCCTGTCCGTCGAAGCCGCGCGCATGCTTGCGCTGCAAGCGATCGTGCCGGTCGCGGAAACGGAGCGCGTCGCGCTGCACGACGCGCTCGGCCGCGTGCTCGCCGACGCCGTCACCTCACCGCTCGACGTGCCCGCCTACGACAACGCCGCCATGGACGGCTACGCGTTCGCCGGCGCCGCGCTCGCGCACGCGGCAGGCGCCGAACTCGCCCTGCCGGTCGCCGGCATCGCGCTGGCCGGCCATCCCCACGCGGGCCCCCTGCCGCCCGGCGCCTGCATCCGGATCATGACGGGTGCGCCGCTGCCCGCCGGCAGCGACACCGTGATCGCACAGGAGCGCACAAACGCGACCGACACGCTGGTGCGCTTCGCGGCGAACGCGGTCACGCCCGGCGCGAACTGCCGCCGCGCCGGGGAGGATCTCGCACGCGGCGCGATCGTCCTGGAAGCGGGCAGGATCGTGCGGCCCGCCGATCTCGGCCTGCTCGCCTCGCTCGGCATCGGCCACATCGAAGTGCGGCGCCGGCTGCGCGTGGCGTGCCTGTCGACGGGCGACGAGCTGCGCGCGCCGGGCGAGCCGCTCGGTGCCGGCGGCCGTTACGACAGCAACCGCGCGACGCTGTACGGGATGCTCGCGGCGCTCGGCGTCGACGTGCTGGACGGCGGGATCGTCCGCGACGATCCCGCCGCGCTCGAGGCGGCGCTGCGCGAGGCGGCCATGCGCGCCGACGTGGTGATCACCTCCGGCGGCGTGTCGGTGGGCGACGCCGATTTCACGCGCGGACTGCTCGGCCGCCTCGGCGAGATCCGCTTCGCGAACCTCGCGATGCGGCCCGGCCGGCCGCTCGCCTGCGGGCGCTTCGCGCCGCCCGAGCCGGGCGCGCGCGCGGCGCTGTTCTTCGGGCTGCCGGGCAACCCGGTGGCGGTGGCCGCGACGTTCCAGGTAATCGTGCGCGACGCGCTGCTCGCCATGATGGGCGCGCGGGCCGAGCCGGCGCCGCGCTATCCGGCCCGCACCAGCGCGGCGATCGACACGCGCGCGGGCCGCACCGATTTCCTGCGCGGCGTGGCTAGCCGCGAGCCGGACGGCGCGTGGCGCGTCGCGCCGGCGGGCTCGCAGAGTTCGGCGTCGCTGAAGGGCCTC
- the mobA gene encoding molybdenum cofactor guanylyltransferase MobA → MSMIAPAPLPGDATRQLTGLLLAGGRGSRMGGVDKGLQPLRGEPLALHVLRRLAPQVAAIVISANRNPDTYAALGRPYGARVVADATPGFAGPLAGLLAGLRAAATPLVLSAPCDTPDLPDDLAARLLAARGADRAAIAMAVSVAADGRAHPQPTFALVPVALADDLEAALAAGERRVRAWYARHTTIEVPFDDEHAFYNANSLQELTRLERD, encoded by the coding sequence ATGTCCATGATCGCACCCGCGCCCTTGCCCGGTGACGCCACCCGCCAGTTGACCGGCCTGCTGCTGGCCGGCGGCCGGGGTTCGCGCATGGGCGGCGTCGACAAGGGGCTGCAGCCGCTGCGCGGCGAGCCGCTCGCGCTGCACGTGCTGCGCCGGCTCGCGCCGCAGGTCGCGGCGATCGTGATCAGCGCGAACCGCAACCCGGACACCTACGCGGCGCTGGGCCGCCCCTACGGCGCGCGGGTCGTGGCCGACGCGACGCCCGGCTTCGCGGGACCGCTGGCCGGCCTGCTGGCGGGCCTGCGCGCGGCTGCCACGCCGCTGGTGCTGAGCGCGCCGTGCGACACGCCCGATCTGCCGGACGATCTGGCCGCGCGCCTGCTGGCCGCGCGCGGAGCGGACCGCGCCGCGATCGCGATGGCAGTCAGCGTGGCCGCCGACGGCCGCGCGCATCCGCAGCCGACCTTCGCGCTGGTCCCCGTCGCGCTCGCCGACGATCTCGAGGCCGCACTGGCGGCCGGCGAGCGCCGCGTGCGCGCGTGGTACGCACGCCACACGACCATCGAAGTGCCATTTGACGACGAGCACGCGTTTTACAATGCCAACTCTTTGCAGGAATTGACACGCCTCGAACGCGACTGA
- the moaA gene encoding GTP 3',8-cyclase MoaA, protein MSQRIIPVTDVSGIPDISGTPFAPSGILRDTLARPLRDLRISVTDRCNFRCVYCMPRDVFDKDYPFLPHSALLSLEELERVARLFVAHGVEKIRITGGEPLLRKNLEFLIERLARMQTVGGHPLDLTLTTNGSLLARKARSLRDAGLTRVTVSLDALDDALFRRMNDANFASADVLEGIFAAQDAGLAPVKVNMVVKRGTNDAEIVPMARRFKGTGIVLRFIEYMDVGTSNGWDMTDVLPSAEVLERIDAQFPLVPLEAHSAAETAQRWGYADGSGEIGLISSVTRAFCGACTRARLSTEGKLYLCLFGSSGHDLRALLRNGATDAQIATAIARIWQARDDRYSQLRGTAQAGQRADAAAPRVEMSYIGG, encoded by the coding sequence ATGTCCCAACGCATCATCCCGGTCACCGACGTCAGCGGCATTCCGGATATCTCCGGCACGCCGTTCGCGCCGAGCGGCATCCTGCGCGACACCCTCGCGCGGCCGCTGCGGGATCTGCGCATCTCGGTCACCGATCGCTGCAACTTCCGCTGCGTCTACTGCATGCCGCGCGACGTGTTCGACAAGGACTATCCGTTCCTGCCGCACAGCGCGCTGCTCTCGCTCGAGGAGCTCGAACGCGTGGCGCGCCTCTTCGTCGCGCACGGCGTCGAGAAGATTCGCATCACCGGCGGCGAGCCGCTGCTGCGCAAGAACCTCGAGTTCCTGATCGAACGGCTCGCGCGGATGCAAACGGTGGGCGGCCATCCGCTCGACCTGACGCTGACGACCAACGGCTCGCTGCTCGCGCGCAAGGCGCGCAGCCTGCGCGACGCGGGTCTGACGCGCGTCACGGTCAGCCTCGACGCGCTCGATGATGCGCTGTTTCGTCGCATGAACGACGCCAACTTCGCGAGCGCCGACGTGCTGGAAGGGATCTTCGCCGCACAGGACGCCGGGCTCGCTCCGGTCAAGGTCAACATGGTGGTCAAGCGCGGCACCAACGACGCCGAGATCGTGCCGATGGCGCGCCGCTTCAAGGGCACCGGCATCGTGCTGCGCTTCATCGAATACATGGACGTGGGCACCTCGAACGGCTGGGACATGACCGACGTGCTGCCGTCGGCCGAGGTGCTCGAACGGATCGACGCGCAATTCCCGCTCGTGCCGCTCGAGGCGCACTCGGCGGCCGAGACCGCGCAGCGCTGGGGCTATGCGGACGGCAGCGGCGAGATCGGCCTGATCTCGAGCGTCACGCGCGCGTTCTGCGGCGCCTGCACGCGCGCGCGGCTGTCGACCGAAGGCAAGCTCTATCTGTGCCTGTTCGGCTCCTCCGGCCACGACCTGCGCGCCCTGCTGCGCAATGGCGCCACCGATGCGCAAATCGCGACCGCGATCGCGCGGATCTGGCAGGCGCGCGACGACCGCTATTCGCAACTGCGCGGCACCGCGCAGGCCGGGCAGCGCGCCGATGCCGCCGCGCCCCGCGTCGAAATGTCGTATATCGGTGGCTGA
- a CDS encoding Rne/Rng family ribonuclease, giving the protein MKRMLFNATQQEELRVAIVDGQKLIDIDIETAGREQRKGNIYKGVITRIEPSLEACFVNYGEDRHGFLPFKEVARQYFRDGVDMRSARIQDALREGQELIVQVEKEERGNKGAALTTFISLAGRYLVLMPNNPRGGGVSRRIEGDERQELRETMAQLEIPEGMSMIARTAGIGRSAEELQWDLNYLLQLWHAIEAASKSGHAGQPMLIYLESSLVIRAIRDYFQPDIGEILIDTTEIHDQARAFMDIVMPDNVGKVKRYHDDVPLFSRFQIEHQIETAYSRTVPLPSGGAIVIDHTEALVAIDVNSARATKGADIEETATRTNLEAADEVARQLRLRDLGGLIVIDFIDMESAKSQREVEQRLKDALKHDRARVQMGKISRFGLMELSRQRLRPALSEGSHVTCPRCNGTGHIRDTESSALQVLRIIQEEAMKENTAAIHCQVPVEVTAFLLNEKRQEINKIESRFKVGIVLIPNKHLDTPHYKLERLRHDDARLDDPRASWKMAEEAARELESETGYSKRTGDVKPKQEAAVKGITPDHPAPGAPQREAAPVAPAAAPVAAAPVPVAASGGGFFGWIKSLFGGQPPAPAPAPAPVQEVETQARPSRERGEKSERGERGGDRNRNPNRRNGQPAGARDTQAAAGSRVPQARGEREVKEGREPRENRGEAREGRGNREPREAREGREAREPREVREPREPRAAREPREAREPREGREPRESAVTADGAEAPRQERRERGERGERRKPVPHAATLETVNRGETAPAEATEDAELLAPGAELAADAEAGARDGEERRRRRRGRRGGRREREEGVAGAAPEGAEAGEGTQQAVEAEAGHAHGSEAPVAAAVATVTVATAAVAAEAVVSHAAASTPVEATRTEATQAETAPAALMPAPAAETAPAEQAATPAASSVERVEPAAPAEPVVLATPAPAEPAPATEPAAVAHVETAPQEAAAANVSEPPAVPTAPVIEPAVPTVEPTQAALFEPAPAIEPAAQAPAAEPAPAAPQVAESEPFVAPAPVEPAPAPAEPAPAAAAEPQPVAAAPVAAPMETAAAPQAATASAPLGIEAALDAAGLTWVNTDANKLRAAQQAAAQIVPPVRTPRERKVLPPVDPTPMQQVETRSQQ; this is encoded by the coding sequence ATGAAACGCATGTTGTTCAATGCGACACAGCAGGAAGAACTGCGTGTCGCCATCGTCGACGGGCAGAAGCTCATCGACATCGATATCGAAACCGCCGGGCGCGAACAGCGCAAGGGCAACATCTACAAGGGCGTCATCACCCGCATCGAGCCCTCGCTCGAAGCCTGCTTCGTCAACTACGGCGAAGACCGCCACGGCTTCCTGCCTTTCAAGGAAGTCGCCCGCCAGTATTTCCGCGACGGCGTGGACATGCGTTCCGCGCGCATCCAGGATGCGCTGCGCGAAGGCCAGGAGCTGATCGTCCAGGTCGAGAAGGAAGAGCGCGGCAACAAGGGCGCCGCGCTGACCACCTTCATCTCGCTGGCCGGCCGCTATCTGGTGCTGATGCCGAACAACCCGCGCGGCGGCGGCGTGTCGCGCCGCATCGAGGGCGACGAGCGTCAGGAACTGCGCGAAACCATGGCGCAGCTCGAAATCCCCGAGGGGATGAGCATGATCGCCCGCACCGCAGGTATCGGCCGCAGCGCCGAGGAACTGCAGTGGGACCTGAACTACCTGCTGCAGCTCTGGCACGCCATCGAGGCCGCCTCGAAGAGCGGCCATGCGGGCCAGCCGATGCTGATCTACCTGGAATCGAGTCTCGTGATCCGCGCGATTCGTGACTATTTCCAGCCCGACATCGGCGAAATCCTGATCGACACCACCGAGATCCACGATCAGGCGCGTGCGTTCATGGACATCGTGATGCCGGACAACGTCGGCAAGGTGAAGCGCTACCACGACGACGTGCCGCTCTTCTCGCGCTTCCAGATCGAGCACCAGATCGAGACCGCGTACTCGCGCACGGTGCCGCTGCCCTCGGGCGGGGCAATCGTGATCGACCACACCGAGGCGCTGGTCGCGATCGACGTGAACTCGGCGCGCGCCACCAAGGGCGCCGACATCGAGGAAACCGCCACCCGCACCAACCTCGAGGCCGCCGACGAAGTCGCGCGTCAGCTGCGCCTGCGCGATCTCGGCGGCCTGATCGTGATCGATTTCATCGACATGGAATCGGCCAAGAGCCAGCGCGAGGTCGAGCAGCGCCTGAAGGACGCGCTCAAGCACGATCGCGCCCGGGTGCAGATGGGCAAGATCTCGCGTTTCGGCCTGATGGAGCTGTCGCGCCAGCGGCTGCGCCCGGCACTGTCGGAAGGCAGCCACGTGACCTGCCCGCGCTGCAACGGCACCGGCCACATCCGCGATACCGAATCGTCGGCGCTGCAGGTCCTGCGCATCATCCAGGAAGAGGCGATGAAGGAGAACACCGCGGCAATCCACTGCCAGGTGCCGGTCGAAGTCACCGCCTTCCTGCTCAACGAAAAGCGCCAGGAAATCAACAAGATCGAGTCGCGCTTCAAGGTCGGCATCGTGCTGATCCCCAACAAGCACCTCGATACGCCGCACTACAAGCTCGAGCGCCTGCGCCACGACGATGCACGCCTCGACGATCCGCGTGCCTCGTGGAAGATGGCCGAGGAAGCGGCTCGCGAGCTCGAGTCGGAAACCGGCTACAGCAAGCGCACCGGCGACGTGAAGCCGAAGCAGGAAGCGGCCGTCAAGGGCATCACGCCCGACCATCCGGCACCGGGCGCGCCGCAGCGCGAAGCCGCGCCGGTCGCCCCGGCGGCAGCTCCGGTCGCAGCGGCACCCGTGCCGGTTGCCGCCTCCGGCGGCGGTTTCTTCGGCTGGATCAAGAGCCTGTTCGGCGGCCAGCCGCCCGCACCGGCGCCCGCCCCCGCTCCCGTCCAGGAAGTGGAGACGCAAGCGCGTCCGAGCCGCGAGCGCGGCGAGAAATCCGAGCGCGGCGAACGCGGCGGTGATCGCAACCGCAATCCGAATCGCCGCAACGGCCAGCCGGCCGGCGCGCGCGACACGCAGGCGGCGGCGGGTAGCCGCGTGCCGCAGGCGCGCGGCGAACGCGAGGTCAAGGAAGGCCGCGAACCGCGTGAAAACCGCGGCGAGGCACGCGAGGGCCGCGGCAATCGCGAACCGCGCGAGGCACGCGAAGGCCGCGAGGCTCGCGAGCCGCGTGAAGTGCGCGAGCCGCGCGAACCGCGTGCAGCCCGCGAACCGCGCGAGGCACGCGAACCGCGTGAAGGCCGCGAGCCGCGTGAAAGCGCGGTGACGGCCGACGGTGCCGAGGCCCCGCGTCAGGAACGACGCGAGCGTGGTGAACGCGGCGAACGCCGCAAGCCCGTGCCGCACGCGGCTACGCTCGAAACCGTGAATCGCGGCGAGACGGCACCCGCCGAAGCCACGGAAGACGCGGAACTGCTGGCACCGGGCGCCGAATTGGCCGCCGACGCGGAAGCCGGTGCGCGCGACGGCGAGGAACGGCGCCGCCGCCGCCGCGGCCGTCGCGGCGGGCGCCGCGAGCGCGAGGAAGGCGTGGCGGGCGCCGCACCGGAAGGCGCGGAAGCCGGCGAAGGCACCCAGCAAGCCGTGGAGGCCGAAGCCGGCCATGCCCATGGCAGCGAAGCGCCGGTGGCGGCAGCCGTCGCCACCGTGACCGTCGCCACGGCCGCGGTCGCGGCCGAGGCAGTGGTTTCGCACGCAGCGGCATCGACGCCGGTTGAAGCGACGCGGACCGAAGCGACGCAGGCTGAAACGGCACCGGCAGCGCTGATGCCGGCACCGGCCGCCGAGACGGCACCCGCCGAGCAGGCCGCGACGCCCGCCGCGTCGTCCGTGGAGCGGGTCGAACCTGCCGCGCCCGCCGAGCCCGTCGTGCTGGCCACGCCGGCTCCCGCGGAACCGGCACCCGCGACCGAACCCGCGGCCGTCGCCCACGTCGAGACGGCACCGCAGGAAGCCGCTGCGGCCAACGTGAGCGAGCCGCCGGCCGTGCCGACGGCACCGGTGATCGAACCGGCGGTTCCGACGGTCGAGCCGACGCAGGCTGCGCTGTTCGAACCGGCTCCGGCGATCGAACCGGCCGCCCAGGCACCGGCGGCCGAACCGGCACCGGCTGCCCCGCAGGTAGCGGAGTCCGAGCCATTCGTCGCGCCCGCACCGGTGGAACCGGCACCGGCACCGGCCGAGCCGGCACCCGCGGCAGCCGCCGAGCCGCAACCGGTCGCCGCTGCCCCCGTGGCGGCTCCGATGGAAACCGCTGCGGCGCCGCAAGCGGCTACTGCGTCGGCCCCGCTCGGCATCGAGGCCGCGCTCGACGCGGCCGGCCTGACCTGGGTCAACACCGACGCGAACAAGCTGCGTGCCGCCCAGCAGGCCGCCGCGCAGATCGTCCCGCCGGTGCGCACCCCGCGCGAGCGCAAGGTGCTGCCGCCGGTCGACCCGACGCCGATGCAGCAGGTCGAGACCCGTTCGCAGCAGTAA
- a CDS encoding RluA family pseudouridine synthase produces the protein MNELGKISQKSVASGQVSMVEVGEDAAGQRIDNFLLRVCKGVPKSHIYRILRSGEVRVNKGRIDAQYRLAFGDVVRIPPIRVAAADPAREAAPVPAVEFEILFEDEALIAINKPAGVAVHGGSGVSFGVIEQMRAARPNAKFLELVHRLDRETSGILMLAKKRSALVALHEQIRENRMDKRYYACAHGDWAADWGRRRAVKVPLFKYSTAEGERRVRVQDDGLPSHTVFNLIERWPDYALVEAELKTGRTHQIRVHLAHLGLPIAGDAKYGDFALNKALARANARPSLKRMFLHAYRLKLAHPLSGEPLQFDAPLPDECRRFLDQLNELRAPAA, from the coding sequence ATGAATGAGTTAGGCAAAATATCCCAGAAATCGGTCGCGAGCGGTCAGGTTTCCATGGTCGAAGTCGGTGAGGATGCTGCCGGTCAGCGCATCGACAATTTCCTGCTGCGCGTCTGCAAGGGCGTGCCAAAAAGTCACATCTATCGCATCCTGCGCAGCGGCGAGGTCCGGGTCAACAAGGGCCGGATCGATGCGCAATACCGCCTCGCGTTCGGCGACGTGGTGCGCATTCCGCCGATTCGCGTGGCCGCCGCGGACCCTGCGCGCGAGGCCGCGCCGGTGCCGGCCGTCGAATTCGAGATTCTGTTCGAGGACGAGGCGCTGATCGCCATCAACAAGCCGGCCGGGGTCGCGGTTCACGGCGGCAGCGGCGTGTCGTTTGGCGTGATCGAGCAGATGCGCGCCGCCCGGCCGAACGCGAAGTTCCTCGAGCTCGTGCATCGGCTCGACCGCGAGACGTCGGGCATTCTGATGCTCGCCAAAAAGCGCTCGGCGCTGGTCGCGCTGCACGAGCAGATTCGCGAGAACCGCATGGACAAGCGCTATTACGCCTGCGCCCACGGCGACTGGGCGGCCGACTGGGGCCGCCGCCGCGCCGTCAAGGTGCCGCTGTTCAAGTATTCGACGGCCGAGGGCGAGCGCCGTGTGCGCGTGCAGGACGATGGCCTGCCGTCGCATACCGTCTTCAACCTGATCGAGCGCTGGCCCGACTACGCGTTGGTCGAGGCGGAACTCAAAACGGGGCGGACCCACCAGATACGCGTACACTTGGCGCATCTCGGGCTGCCGATCGCGGGCGACGCGAAGTACGGCGATTTCGCGCTGAACAAGGCGCTGGCCCGTGCCAACGCGCGTCCGTCGCTGAAACGGATGTTCCTGCACGCCTACCGCCTGAAGCTCGCGCATCCGCTGTCCGGCGAGCCGCTGCAATTCGACGCGCCGCTGCCCGACGAATGCCGGCGCTTCCTCGACCAACTCAACGAGCTGCGCGCACCCGCCGCATGA
- a CDS encoding HAD-IA family hydrolase, giving the protein MARQQFDLIVFDWDGTLMDSTAHIARSIQAACRDLGLPTPSDEASRYVIGLGLRDALAIAAPTLEPSEYARLAERYRFHYLVKDPRVELFAGVRELLEELRDTGYLLAVATGKGRVGLNRALDETKLTRFFDGTRCADETFSKPHPAMLHELSRELGQDLARTVMIGDTTHDLQMAASAGAAGIGVAYGAHSAESLAALAPRFIAADVSALADWLRQHA; this is encoded by the coding sequence ATGGCCCGACAGCAATTTGACCTGATCGTTTTCGACTGGGACGGCACGCTGATGGACTCCACCGCGCACATCGCGCGGAGCATCCAGGCGGCCTGCCGCGACCTCGGCCTGCCAACGCCGTCCGACGAAGCCTCGCGCTACGTGATCGGCCTCGGGCTGCGCGACGCGCTGGCGATCGCCGCGCCGACGCTCGAGCCGTCCGAGTACGCGCGGCTTGCCGAGCGCTACCGGTTCCATTATCTGGTCAAGGACCCGCGCGTCGAACTGTTCGCCGGGGTGCGCGAACTGCTCGAGGAACTGCGCGACACCGGCTACCTGCTCGCGGTGGCGACCGGCAAGGGCCGTGTCGGGCTGAACCGCGCGCTCGACGAGACCAAGCTGACGCGTTTCTTCGACGGCACGCGCTGTGCCGACGAAACCTTCTCGAAGCCGCATCCGGCAATGCTGCACGAACTGAGCCGCGAACTGGGGCAGGATCTGGCGCGCACCGTGATGATCGGCGATACCACGCACGACCTGCAGATGGCGGCCAGCGCGGGGGCGGCCGGCATCGGCGTGGCCTATGGCGCGCATTCCGCCGAGTCGCTGGCCGCGCTGGCGCCGCGTTTCATTGCCGCCGACGTGAGCGCGCTCGCCGACTGGCTGCGCCAGCACGCATGA
- a CDS encoding Rieske (2Fe-2S) protein, translated as MSDEAVFVCASDALVDGGLGVRQTARLRGEEVVVFFVRYDGRAYGYLNRCAHVPMELDWNEGQFFESSGLYLMCATHGAIYAPDTGKCVGGPCRGARLRAVAVDERDTPEGRAVYWLPDGELRPSAS; from the coding sequence ATGAGCGACGAGGCGGTGTTCGTCTGCGCGTCGGACGCGCTCGTCGACGGCGGGCTCGGCGTGCGACAGACGGCGCGTCTGCGCGGCGAGGAGGTGGTCGTATTCTTCGTTCGCTATGACGGGCGCGCCTACGGTTACTTGAACCGCTGCGCGCACGTGCCGATGGAGTTGGACTGGAACGAGGGCCAGTTCTTCGAATCCTCGGGCCTCTACCTGATGTGCGCCACGCATGGCGCGATCTACGCGCCCGACACCGGCAAATGCGTCGGCGGCCCGTGCCGCGGCGCGCGCTTGCGTGCCGTCGCGGTCGACGAGCGCGACACGCCCGAGGGCCGCGCCGTCTACTGGCTGCCCGACGGCGAACTGCGGCCGTCGGCGTCCTGA
- a CDS encoding S49 family peptidase, which produces MTDQPISPDSSGTARGAGHEPGWERAALERIAMAAIIEQRRARRWRIAFRFLWLIAVVAIMLAVFDFSGDGKLSSSRHTALVSIDGEIAAGNSANADDINSALDDAFDDSGTVGVVLHINSPGGSPVQAGIVYDEIRRLRKKYPSKPLYVVVSDMCASGGYYIAAAADRIYVNKASIVGSIGVLMDGFGFTGLMDKLGVERRLHTSGENKGFYDPFSPETPKMDEHAQSMLDEIHAQFIQAVKDGRGKRLHDSPDIFSGLFWTGAKSVELGLADGFGTTDSVARDVLKAPDIVDYTVKESLSSRVARRFGAAIGGGAVKSALSDSAVRLR; this is translated from the coding sequence ATGACCGACCAACCGATTTCTCCCGATTCCTCCGGCACCGCGCGCGGCGCCGGCCATGAACCCGGCTGGGAGCGCGCGGCGCTCGAGCGCATCGCGATGGCGGCGATCATCGAGCAGCGCCGGGCGCGCCGCTGGCGCATCGCGTTCCGTTTCCTCTGGCTGATCGCGGTGGTGGCGATCATGCTCGCGGTGTTCGACTTCTCGGGCGACGGCAAGCTGTCGAGCAGCCGCCACACCGCGCTCGTGTCGATCGACGGCGAGATCGCGGCAGGCAACAGCGCCAACGCCGACGACATCAATTCCGCGCTCGACGACGCATTCGACGATTCCGGCACGGTCGGCGTCGTGCTGCACATCAACAGCCCGGGCGGCAGCCCGGTGCAGGCCGGCATCGTCTACGACGAGATCCGCCGGCTGCGCAAGAAATACCCGTCGAAGCCGCTCTACGTGGTGGTCAGCGACATGTGCGCCTCGGGTGGCTATTACATTGCCGCGGCGGCAGACCGGATCTACGTCAACAAGGCCAGCATCGTCGGCTCGATCGGCGTGCTGATGGACGGCTTCGGCTTCACCGGCCTGATGGACAAGCTCGGCGTCGAGCGCCGGCTGCATACCTCGGGGGAGAACAAGGGCTTTTACGATCCGTTCTCGCCGGAAACACCGAAAATGGACGAGCATGCGCAGTCGATGCTCGACGAGATCCACGCGCAGTTCATCCAGGCCGTGAAGGACGGCCGCGGCAAGCGGCTGCACGATTCGCCCGACATTTTCTCGGGGCTGTTCTGGACCGGCGCGAAGAGCGTCGAACTCGGCCTCGCGGACGGCTTCGGCACCACCGACTCGGTCGCGCGCGACGTGCTGAAGGCGCCCGACATCGTCGACTACACGGTCAAGGAAAGCCTGAGCAGCCGCGTGGCGCGGCGCTTCGGCGCGGCGATCGGCGGCGGGGCGGTGAAATCGGCGCTGTCGGACAGCGCGGTCCGGCTGCGCTGA
- a CDS encoding SAM-dependent methyltransferase — MTKGTLYLIPNTLGEGDASLLAAVLPAAVQARAAALGYYIGENAKTTRAFLKKIGTERPIQEIEIRELNVKTPAGEIERLLGPILAGADGGLVSEAGVPAVADPGALLVRRAHERGVRVVPLVGPSSILLALMASGLNGQTFAFHGYLPVDAAARAKRLRELEQQSRKTRETEIFIETPYRNQAMLEALLASCAPSTLICIAADLTLDTETIVSRSAADWKKAPPLNLQKRPAIFLLLAN, encoded by the coding sequence ATGACGAAGGGCACGCTTTATCTGATCCCGAACACGCTAGGCGAAGGCGACGCGTCGCTGCTCGCGGCGGTGCTGCCGGCCGCCGTGCAGGCACGCGCCGCCGCACTCGGCTATTACATCGGCGAGAACGCGAAGACCACGCGCGCGTTCCTGAAGAAGATCGGCACCGAGCGGCCGATCCAGGAAATCGAGATTCGCGAACTGAACGTGAAGACGCCAGCGGGCGAGATCGAGCGGCTGCTCGGGCCGATCCTCGCCGGCGCCGACGGCGGGCTCGTCTCCGAAGCCGGCGTGCCGGCCGTGGCCGACCCGGGCGCGCTGCTGGTGCGGCGCGCGCACGAGCGCGGCGTGCGCGTGGTGCCGCTGGTCGGCCCGAGTTCGATCCTGCTCGCCCTGATGGCCTCCGGCCTGAACGGCCAGACCTTCGCTTTCCACGGCTACCTGCCGGTCGACGCGGCCGCGCGCGCGAAGCGCCTGCGCGAACTCGAACAGCAGTCGCGCAAGACCAGGGAAACCGAAATCTTCATCGAGACGCCGTATCGCAACCAGGCGATGCTGGAGGCGCTGCTCGCGAGTTGCGCGCCGTCCACGCTGATCTGCATCGCGGCGGACCTGACGCTCGACACCGAGACGATCGTGAGCCGCAGCGCGGCCGACTGGAAGAAGGCGCCGCCCCTCAACCTGCAGAAGCGGCCGGCGATCTTCCTGCTGCTCGCGAACTGA
- a CDS encoding Maf-like protein codes for MTTFSRPPRLILASSSRYRRELLERLRIPFEVATPDLDETPRAGESPADTALRLAADKARAVAGRVAAPEGAIVIGSDQVATFDGRQIGKPGTHERALEQLKSMQGRHVEFHSALCVYDSRTGRAQVEDVVTRVRFRSLCDAELDAYLRAETPYDVAGSAKSEGLGIALLDAIDADDPTALVGLPLIALTRMLREAGVPLFGAEVRA; via the coding sequence ATGACCACGTTTTCCCGTCCGCCCAGGCTGATCCTGGCGTCCAGTTCCCGTTACCGGCGCGAGTTGCTCGAACGCCTGCGGATCCCGTTCGAGGTCGCCACCCCCGATCTCGACGAGACGCCGCGCGCCGGCGAATCGCCGGCCGACACCGCCCTGCGGCTCGCCGCCGACAAGGCACGCGCAGTGGCCGGCCGCGTCGCCGCGCCCGAGGGCGCGATCGTGATCGGCTCCGACCAGGTGGCGACGTTCGACGGCCGCCAGATCGGCAAGCCCGGCACGCACGAACGCGCGCTCGAACAACTGAAATCGATGCAGGGCCGCCATGTCGAATTCCATAGCGCGCTCTGCGTCTACGACAGCCGCACCGGTCGCGCGCAGGTCGAGGACGTCGTCACGCGCGTGCGCTTTCGCTCGCTGTGCGACGCCGAACTCGACGCCTATCTGCGCGCGGAGACGCCCTACGACGTGGCGGGCAGCGCCAAATCGGAGGGGCTCGGCATCGCGCTGCTCGACGCGATCGACGCCGACGATCCGACCGCGCTGGTCGGCCTGCCGCTGATCGCGCTCACGCGGATGCTGCGCGAGGCCGGCGTGCCGCTGTTCGGCGCGGAGGTGCGGGCATGA